The Amblyomma americanum isolate KBUSLIRL-KWMA chromosome 3, ASM5285725v1, whole genome shotgun sequence genome window below encodes:
- the LOC144125753 gene encoding ubiquitin-conjugating enzyme E2 Q2, with translation MACLNSLKQDIRALEASFPKNHERFQVVAASVDELTCRFIGRNGKKIEIHANITETYPSTPPVWFSDTEDPSITNIVELLTNTAGRDNHLLQQVKILVTELCKVHSLPEPAELETIDYFQQADVGNLPDLLQAPQQHSEEEDETDVDDDMQMEIDDDTGSSEKSKEDDLSVENHATLERLRQNQRQDYLRGSVSGSVQATDRLMKELREVYRSESYRRGVFCVELVNDSLYEWNVMLRIVDSDSPLHSDLTLLKEKEGKDHILLNILFKENYPFEPPFIRVVNPMISGGYVLGGGAICMELLTRQGWSSAYTVEAIILQIAATLVKGKARIQFSGNKAQYSLSRAQASFKSLVQIHEKNGWFTPPKEDG, from the exons ATGGCCTGTCTAAACAGTCTCAAGCAAGATATCCGGGCGTTGGAAGCATCGTTCCCAAAGAACCACGAACGATTCCAAGTGGTAGCTGCGTCAGTGGATGAACTCACTTGCAGATTTATCGGCCGCAATGGGAAGAAAATTGAAATACACGCCAACATTACA GAAACATACCCCTCGACACCTCCAGTCTGGTTCTCTGACACCGAGGACCCAAGCATTACCAACATCGTTGAACTTCTTACCAACACCGCTGGCCGAGACAACCAT CTTCTCCAGCAGGTGAAGATATTAGTCACAGAGTTGTGCAAGGTGCACAGCTTGCCTGAACCAGCAGAGTTGGAGACGATAGATTACTTCCAG CAAGCAGATGTTGGCAACCTTCCTGACCTGCTACAGGCACCTCAACAGCACTCTGAGGAAGAGGACGAGACAGACGTGGATGATGACATGCAAATGGAGATAGATGATGATACAGG GTCCTCGGAAAAAAGCAAGGAGGATGACCTCAGTGTGGAGAACCACGCAACGCTAGAGCGGCTGCGGCAGAACCAGCGGCAGGATTATCTGCGAGGTTCAGTCTCTGGCTCGGTGCAGGCCACCGACCGGCTCATGAAAGAACTTCGAGAG GTGTACCGGTCGGAGAGCTACCGGCGTGGTGTCTTCTGCGTTGAACTGGTGAACGACAGCCTGTATGAGTGGAATGTGATGCTGCGCATTGTGGACTCTGACTCGCCACTGCACAGCGACCTGACCCTTTTGAAGGAGAAAGAGGGCAAGGACCACATCCTGCTCAACATCCTTTTCAAGGAGAACTACCCATTTGAGCCACCCTTCATCCGCGTCGTCAATCCCATGATCTCTGGCGGATACGTCCTAGGTGGTGGCGCCATCTGCATGGAACTGCTGACACGGCAGGGATGGAGCAGCGCATACACTGTTGAAGCCATCATCCTTCAGATCGCTGCCACACTGGTCAAAGGCAAAGCCCGCATCCAGTTCAGTGGTAACAAG